Within the Devosia lucknowensis genome, the region CATCGCGCAGATGCCCACACACGCAACGAGACGCCGCTCCCGCGTCCCGCCTGCGCCGCGCTCGTTGCCTCGCCCTACCCATCCGCCGAACCAAAGGCTATCCTGTGCGCCATACGCCCCGAAGTCGGACAGCGCCCATGCGAGTCGGAGACATCATTCACGGACTGATGCGCGGCCTTGCCGTCATCGAGTGTTTCGACGAGGAACATGCGCGCATGTCGATCACTGATGTTGCCCAGCGCACCGGCCTCGAGCGCGCCACGGCCCGCCGCTGTCTCCTCACCCTCGCCCATCTCGGTTACGCCACCTACGACGGCAAGTTCTTTCAGCTGACCCCCCGTGTGCTCAATCTGGGCCATTCCTACCTCGCCGCCACCCCGCTGCCCCGCCTGATCCAGCCCTTTCTCGAAGAACTGTCTCATGCCACCAGCGAGAGCACGTCGGCGGCCGTGCTCGAAGGTCCGGATATTCTCTATGTCGCCCGCGCCTCGACGCGCCGGGTCATGTCCATCAACCTTGGCGCCGGCGCGCGCCTGCCCGCCTATTGCACCTCGATGGGCCGCACGCTCCTGGCTGCCCTGCCGCCGCACGAGGCGCAAGCCATCCTCGATCGCTCCGACATCGTCGCCTATACCGAGCGCACCAAGGCGGACATGGCCACCATCACCACCGAGCTCGCCGTTGTTGCCGCCCAGGGCTTTGCCGTCATCGATCAGGAACTGGAGCTCGGGCTCTGCTCCATCGCCGTGCCGCTCTACAATGCCCTCGGCCAGGTGGTGGCAGCCATCAACATCGGTGCCCAGACCGCCCGCGCCCCCACCTCGCGGATGATAGCCCATTTCCTGCCCCTGATGCGCAAGGTGCAGGCCGAGGTGCGTCCCCTGCTGCGCTGATGGGAGCCGTCAGCAAACCGTCGCATCCTGCCGATACGGTGTCCACCTTCGGATGCATTTGCGCAGCAGCATTGCATTGACGCTCTGTCACAAAGGCTCTGCCCTGACGTCGCAAACAGCGTCACAAAATCCCGTCATCCGACGACTTATTCGCGACATATCCCAATATTTACAATCGCTTGACCTGTCACAAACCAGTCATGTGACTGCAATAAAACTGTCGCCAGGCGCTCCTATGGTCTGCCGCGTCTGAGGGCCGCCCCTGAATGGTTGGCCACCCGCAAATGAATTCCGGAAGGGACTTTCCATGAAGACCGCACTCTACGCCAGTGCCGCCGTTATCGCTCTCGCAGCCTTCGGCACCACCTCCGCCTTCGCCCAGTCGCGCGACACCATCCAGATCGCCGGTTCCTCGACCGTTCTGCCCTTCGCCTCGATCGTCGCCGAAGAGTTTGGCGCCACCTTCCCCGAGTTCAAAACCCCGGTCGTGGGTTCGGGCGGCACCGGCGGCGGCTTCCGTCAGTTCTGTGAGGGCGTTGGCGACAACACCATCGATATCGCCAATGCATCGCGTCCGATGCGCGACAGCGAACGTGAAGCGTGCACCGCTGCCGGCGTCACCGACATCCGCGAAGTCCAGTTCGGCTTCGACGGCATCGTCTTCGCCTCGTCCGCGTCGGGTGCCGATTTCGCCCTGACCCCGGTCCAGGTGTTCAAGGCCATCGCTGCCAAGGTTCCGGTCGATGGCGAACTCGTCGACAACCCCTACACCTCCTGGGATCAGATCGACCCGTCCCTGCCGGCCCAGCCGATCGCCCTGGCCATCCCGGGCTCCAACCACGGCACCCGTGAAGTCTTCCAGGAAAAGGTCGTGACCCCCGGTGCCGAAGCCGCCGAGCTTCCCGAAGGACTGTCGGAAGAAGAAGTCGAAGCCGTCGAAACCACCTTCCGTCAGGACGTCGTGGTGGAAATCGCCGGCGACTACACCGAGACCCTTGCGCGTCTGACCGCTGATCCGAACACCGTTGGCGTCTTTGGCCTGTCCTTCTACGACCAGAACAAGGACACCCTGAAGGTTGCGACTGTGGATGGCGTCACCCCGTCGCTCGACACCGTTGCCTCGGGTGAGTATCCGGTTTCCCGCCCGCTGTTCTTCTACGTGAAGGGTCAGCACATCGGCGTGATCCCGGGCCTTGCCGAGTTCACCGAATACTTCCTGTCGGAAGGCGTTTCGGGCACCGGCGGCATCCTGGAATCCGCTGGCCTGATCCCGCAGCCGGCCGACAAGACCGCTGAAGTGCTTGCCGCCTTCCAGGCCGGCCAGTAATCGAAAAACAGGCGGGCCGCAGTTTCTGCGGCCCGCTTCCCTTGAAGGCCAATGGGGACCTGACCCGTGAACACCCTGATCGTTGCCGGACTGCTCCTGGTACTCCTTGGCATCGCCTACCAGCTGGGCTGGTCCAGGAGCCGCTCCCTTGTCACGCCCCAGGGCGTGCGCGTCCATTCCCGCGCCCAGTATCACGGCACTCTCGTCGTGCTCTGGACTCTCATCCCGGCCCTGCTGATCCTCGGCATCTGGGCTTTCTTTTCGCCCGGCGTCCTCCACTGGTACACTGTCTCGCAGATCCCAGCGGATGTGCTGACGACGCTCGACCAGATCGGTCTCAACCAGCAGATGCAGCGCATCCGCGACCTGGCCTCAGGCTTCGGCGTCGCCGGCGAACTGCAGCCTTTCGAGCAGGCCGCTGGCGAAAATGTCGCCCGCTTCCAGCTCCTGTCCTTTCTGATCATGATAGCGGCTGCCGCGGGCCTCGGCGTCCTGGGCCTGCTGTTTGCCCGCCGCCGCATCACCGCCCGCCTGCGTGCCCGCAACGAGGTTGAGCGCGCCGTTTCCTGGCTGCTCCTCGCCTGTTCTGCCGTTGCCATCCTCACCACGGTCGGCATCGTCGCCTCGCTGGTCACCGAAGCCTTCCGCTTCTTCACCTACATCAACCCCATCGACTTCTACTTCGGCACCGTTTGGGCACCGAAATTCTCGTCGACAGGTGGCGGCGACGCCGGCCAGTACGGCATCCTGCCGCTTCTCACTGGTACGCTGATGATTTCGGCCATCGCCATGCTGGTGGCCGTGCCCGTCGGCCTCATGGCCGCGATCTACCTCAACCAGTATGCCCACCGCTCGGTGCGCAAGATCGTCAAGCCGATCATCGAAATCCTCGCCGGCATCCCGACCATCGTCTACGGCTTCTTTGCCCTTGTGACCGTCGGCCCGTTCCTGCGTGACTTCGGCGCGTCCATCGGCCTTGGCATCAGCGCCACCAGCGCGCTGACCGCCGGCATTGTCATGGGCGTGATGATCATCCCGTTCATCTCTTCGCTCTCCGACGACATCCTCAACCAGGTACCGCGCACCCTGCGTGACGGCGCCTACGGCCTGGGCGCCACCCAGTCAGAGACCATCCGCAACGTCCTGATCCCGGCGGCCCTGCCCGGCATTGTCGGCGCCTTCCTGCTCGCCGTCAGCCGCGCCATCGGCGAAACCATGATCGTGGTTCTTGCTGCCGGCAATGCACCGATCCTGCGCGGCAACCCGCTCGAACCGGTCTCCACCATCACTGTCTCCATCGTCAATCAGCTTACCGGCGATACCGACTTCACCGGACCGCAGTCCCTGGTCGCCTTCGCCCTCGGCCTTACGCTCTTCATCATGACGCTGTGCCTCAACATCGTCGCCCTCTACATCGTCCGCCGCTTCCGGGAGCAGTACGAATGACCGATACGACCATCGACGCGGCAGCCGAACGGCGCCTGCGCGTCCGCAACGGACTGGCACGCCGGCACCTCAACGAACGCCTGTTCCGCATCTTCGGCATTATCGCCATCGTCCTCGCACTCGGCTTCGTGGCCCTGCTGTTCACGGACGTGCTGCGCAAGGGCATCCCCGCCTTCACCCAGTCCAACATCCGCCTCGAAGTCTCGTTCGATCCGGAAGTGCTCAAGGTCGATCCGGCGCCCGAACGGGCCGCAGGTCAGTCCGATGCCGATTTCCGTGCGGCGCGTCTCGCCTGGGAACGTCAGGTGGCGATGCTGAACTGGAACACGGTCGTCGAGCAGGCCCTGCGCGCCGCAGCGCCTGCCGGGTTCGAAATCGACAGCCGCCAGATCCTCACCGTCACCGAAACCGACGCCCGTCACCGCGTCCGCGAGCTCTTCGTCCGCGACCCGAGCCTTCTGGGCCGCACGGCCACCGTTGAGCTTCTGGCGTCCGCCAACGCCGACAACTGGGTCAAGGGCAACATCAACCGCGAGCTGGGCGATACCCAGCAGCAGCTCTCCGCCCCGGCTCGTGCTCTGATCGATACCTTCGAGGCCAACGGCACCATCACCCAGGGCTTCGCCTGGTCGCTGTTCACCAACGTGGACAGCCGCTCGGCTCCCGCCGCGGCCGGCCTCCTCGGCGCCCTCATGGGCTCGCTCTGGATGATGCTGATCGTCGTCGTCCTGGCCGTCCCGATCGGCGTCGGCAGCGCCATCTACCTCGAGGAGTTCGCGCCCAAGTCGCGTCTGACCGATCTCATCGAGGTCAACATCAACAATCTCGCCGCCGTGCCGTCCATCGTCTTCGGCCTTCTGGGCGCGGCCGTGTTCATCAACTGGTTCCGGCTGCCGCTCTCGGCGCCGCTGGCCGGTGGTCTGGTCCTGACCCTCATGACCTTGCCCACCATCATCATTGCCACCCGCGCCGCTCTCAAGGGCGTCTCTCCGGCCCTGCGTCAGGCGGCCCTGGGCATGGGTGCATCCAAGACGCAGATGGTGTTCCACCACGTGCTGCCGGTCACCTTCCCCTCGATTCTCACCGCCACCATCATCGGCGTGGCGCAGGCCTTGGGCGAAACCGCACCGCTGCTGCTCATCGGCATGAATGCCTTCGTCGCCGCCGTGCCAGCCACCCCGGTCGATCAGGCAACCGCCCTGCCCGTCCAGATCTACCTCTGGCAGGCCAATGAAAACCGCAACTTCTTCGAGCCACGCACATCTGCTGCTATCATGGTGCTGCTGGCCTTCATGATTACGCTCAACGCCGTCGCCATCTTCCTGCGGTCGCGTCTTGAGAAGCGTGCTTAAGGAGACATCAAATGGACGTTCTTGCCGGCAAGGTTAAAGTGACCTCCAAGACTCTGGACCAGACCATGAACCCCGCCGAAATGATGGACCATCCGATCCGCCTCACCGCCCGTGACGTCACCGTTCACTACGGCGCCAAGCAGGCCCTGCACGGCATCTCGATCGACATCCCCGATCGCGCCGTCACCGCCTTCATCGGGCCCTCGGGCTGCGGCAAGTCGACGTTCCTGCGCTGCATCAATCGCATGAACGACACCATCGAAGGCGCCAAGGTCGGCGGCAAGATCGCGCTCGACGGCCAGGACATCTACGCCAACGACCTCGACGTGGTCGAACTGCGCGCCCGGGTCGGCATGGTCTTCCAGAAGCCCAATCCCTTCCCCAAGTCCATCTACGACAACGTCGCCTATGGCCCGCGCATCCACGGCCTCGCCCGCAACAAGGCCGATCTCGACGAGATCGTGATTTCCTCGCTGCGCAAGGCCGGTCTGTTCGAGGAAGTGAAGGATCGCCTCAGCGAACCCGGCACCGGCCTCTCGGGCGGCCAGCAGCAGCGTCTTTGCATTGCTCGCGCCATCGCCGTCGGCCCTGAAGTCATCCTCATGGACGAGCCCTGCTCGGCCCTCGATCCGATCGCCACCGCCATCATCGAGGAACTGATCGACGAGCTGCGCGAAAACTACACCATCGTCATCGTGACCCACTCCATGCAGCAGGCCGCCCGCGTCTCGCAGAAGACCGCGTTCTTCCACCTGGGCAACCTCATCGAGCAGGGCGACACCGAGGACATCTTCACCAATCCGGTGAACAAGCAGACCCAGGACTACATCATGGGC harbors:
- the pstC gene encoding phosphate ABC transporter permease subunit PstC, yielding MNTLIVAGLLLVLLGIAYQLGWSRSRSLVTPQGVRVHSRAQYHGTLVVLWTLIPALLILGIWAFFSPGVLHWYTVSQIPADVLTTLDQIGLNQQMQRIRDLASGFGVAGELQPFEQAAGENVARFQLLSFLIMIAAAAGLGVLGLLFARRRITARLRARNEVERAVSWLLLACSAVAILTTVGIVASLVTEAFRFFTYINPIDFYFGTVWAPKFSSTGGGDAGQYGILPLLTGTLMISAIAMLVAVPVGLMAAIYLNQYAHRSVRKIVKPIIEILAGIPTIVYGFFALVTVGPFLRDFGASIGLGISATSALTAGIVMGVMIIPFISSLSDDILNQVPRTLRDGAYGLGATQSETIRNVLIPAALPGIVGAFLLAVSRAIGETMIVVLAAGNAPILRGNPLEPVSTITVSIVNQLTGDTDFTGPQSLVAFALGLTLFIMTLCLNIVALYIVRRFREQYE
- a CDS encoding PstS family phosphate ABC transporter substrate-binding protein, with the translated sequence MKTALYASAAVIALAAFGTTSAFAQSRDTIQIAGSSTVLPFASIVAEEFGATFPEFKTPVVGSGGTGGGFRQFCEGVGDNTIDIANASRPMRDSEREACTAAGVTDIREVQFGFDGIVFASSASGADFALTPVQVFKAIAAKVPVDGELVDNPYTSWDQIDPSLPAQPIALAIPGSNHGTREVFQEKVVTPGAEAAELPEGLSEEEVEAVETTFRQDVVVEIAGDYTETLARLTADPNTVGVFGLSFYDQNKDTLKVATVDGVTPSLDTVASGEYPVSRPLFFYVKGQHIGVIPGLAEFTEYFLSEGVSGTGGILESAGLIPQPADKTAEVLAAFQAGQ
- the pstA gene encoding phosphate ABC transporter permease PstA, translated to MTDTTIDAAAERRLRVRNGLARRHLNERLFRIFGIIAIVLALGFVALLFTDVLRKGIPAFTQSNIRLEVSFDPEVLKVDPAPERAAGQSDADFRAARLAWERQVAMLNWNTVVEQALRAAAPAGFEIDSRQILTVTETDARHRVRELFVRDPSLLGRTATVELLASANADNWVKGNINRELGDTQQQLSAPARALIDTFEANGTITQGFAWSLFTNVDSRSAPAAAGLLGALMGSLWMMLIVVVLAVPIGVGSAIYLEEFAPKSRLTDLIEVNINNLAAVPSIVFGLLGAAVFINWFRLPLSAPLAGGLVLTLMTLPTIIIATRAALKGVSPALRQAALGMGASKTQMVFHHVLPVTFPSILTATIIGVAQALGETAPLLLIGMNAFVAAVPATPVDQATALPVQIYLWQANENRNFFEPRTSAAIMVLLAFMITLNAVAIFLRSRLEKRA
- the pstB gene encoding phosphate ABC transporter ATP-binding protein PstB, which produces MNPAEMMDHPIRLTARDVTVHYGAKQALHGISIDIPDRAVTAFIGPSGCGKSTFLRCINRMNDTIEGAKVGGKIALDGQDIYANDLDVVELRARVGMVFQKPNPFPKSIYDNVAYGPRIHGLARNKADLDEIVISSLRKAGLFEEVKDRLSEPGTGLSGGQQQRLCIARAIAVGPEVILMDEPCSALDPIATAIIEELIDELRENYTIVIVTHSMQQAARVSQKTAFFHLGNLIEQGDTEDIFTNPVNKQTQDYIMGRIG
- a CDS encoding IclR family transcriptional regulator; the protein is MRVGDIIHGLMRGLAVIECFDEEHARMSITDVAQRTGLERATARRCLLTLAHLGYATYDGKFFQLTPRVLNLGHSYLAATPLPRLIQPFLEELSHATSESTSAAVLEGPDILYVARASTRRVMSINLGAGARLPAYCTSMGRTLLAALPPHEAQAILDRSDIVAYTERTKADMATITTELAVVAAQGFAVIDQELELGLCSIAVPLYNALGQVVAAINIGAQTARAPTSRMIAHFLPLMRKVQAEVRPLLR